The Geobacter sp. AOG2 genome includes a window with the following:
- a CDS encoding methyl-accepting chemotaxis protein translates to MKLKRYKDWGIFTKIMSLALLSWLVLVLATTFALVPYIRGLIMDEKKASVSYLVQQATSMLATYQKQVESGTLTKEEAQRRASDNIAGIRYDGSNYLWINDLAPRMVMHPLKPELNGKDLSDNKDPNGKLLFVEMAKVCREKGKGFVDYAWAKGENPKPVPKLSYVELFQPWGWVVGTGIYIDDVNTHMHHIQIGIGSGLLLILVLSIFLSWLVSRTITRPVKEVVETIRDIAQGEGDLTKRLPIHGNNEIGELSLYFNTFVDKLHGIISLVSGSALQLASSASELQSTSKEMSQSVANLSSQSTSLATAGEEMSATSSDIAGNCHHAATNAGGASGKAAEGAAVVNQSIQVMQAIAERVKNASDTVETLGNRSDQIGTIVGTIEDIADQTNLLALNAAIEAARAGEQGRGFAVVADEVRALAERTTRATKEIGEMIKAIQKETREAVQTMEQSVAQVEQGSTHASASGRSLQEILDIINDVTEQISQIATAAEEQTATTREISSNVLNLNELAHQNSTAIQETAVAANDVSQQAEELQRLVNQFKL, encoded by the coding sequence ATGAAGCTTAAGAGATACAAGGACTGGGGCATTTTCACAAAAATCATGAGTCTGGCGCTCTTGTCCTGGCTTGTCCTGGTGCTGGCGACGACATTTGCGCTGGTGCCTTATATCCGAGGACTGATTATGGATGAAAAAAAAGCCTCGGTAAGTTATCTGGTACAGCAGGCAACCAGTATGCTGGCCACCTACCAGAAACAGGTGGAAAGCGGTACTTTGACCAAGGAAGAGGCGCAACGCAGGGCCTCTGACAATATTGCCGGTATACGCTACGACGGCTCCAACTATCTCTGGATCAACGATCTGGCGCCTCGGATGGTCATGCATCCTCTCAAACCGGAGCTGAACGGCAAGGATCTGTCTGACAACAAGGATCCCAACGGCAAGCTGTTGTTTGTCGAGATGGCCAAGGTCTGCCGCGAAAAGGGGAAGGGTTTTGTGGACTATGCCTGGGCCAAGGGAGAGAATCCCAAGCCTGTCCCCAAACTCTCCTATGTCGAACTCTTCCAGCCTTGGGGATGGGTTGTTGGGACTGGTATCTACATCGACGACGTCAATACCCATATGCACCATATTCAGATAGGTATCGGGAGCGGGCTCCTGCTGATCCTTGTTCTCAGCATTTTCCTGTCGTGGCTGGTTTCCCGCACCATCACCCGTCCGGTCAAGGAGGTGGTGGAAACCATCCGGGATATCGCCCAGGGTGAAGGCGACCTGACCAAGCGCCTGCCGATCCACGGCAATAACGAGATCGGCGAGTTGAGCCTCTACTTCAATACTTTTGTGGACAAACTGCACGGGATCATCTCTCTGGTATCGGGTAGTGCCCTGCAACTGGCTTCGTCGGCCAGCGAACTGCAATCCACCTCCAAGGAGATGTCGCAAAGCGTTGCAAACCTTTCGTCCCAATCCACGTCCCTGGCAACCGCCGGGGAAGAAATGTCGGCCACATCCTCGGACATTGCCGGCAACTGCCACCACGCAGCCACCAATGCGGGTGGAGCCTCGGGCAAGGCTGCCGAGGGTGCCGCGGTCGTAAATCAGTCGATCCAGGTCATGCAGGCCATTGCCGAGCGGGTCAAGAATGCCTCCGATACGGTGGAGACGTTGGGTAACCGCTCCGATCAGATCGGTACCATCGTCGGGACCATCGAGGATATTGCCGACCAGACCAACCTGCTGGCCCTGAATGCTGCCATCGAGGCGGCGCGTGCCGGAGAACAGGGGCGCGGTTTTGCCGTTGTGGCCGACGAGGTCCGGGCTCTTGCGGAACGCACGACGCGGGCCACCAAGGAGATCGGCGAGATGATCAAGGCGATCCAGAAGGAGACCAGAGAGGCGGTCCAGACGATGGAGCAGAGCGTTGCCCAGGTTGAGCAGGGGAGCACCCATGCATCCGCCTCTGGCCGATCATTGCAGGAGATCCTGGACATCATCAACGACGTGACCGAACAGATCAGCCAGATTGCCACGGCAGCCGAGGAGCAGACGGCCACGACGCGTGAGATCAGCAGCAACGTACTGAACCTGAATGAACTGGCGCATCAGAACAGCACGGCGATCCAGGAAACCGCGGTGGCGGCCAACGACGTTTCCCAACAGGCAGAGGAGTTGCAGCGACTCGTAAACCAGTTCAAGCTGTAA
- a CDS encoding sigma-54 dependent transcriptional regulator, protein MNAAIKEPAVLLVDDEEDLLFSTSLILRREGFANVLTQSDSRRVAATLEEQPVAVLVLDMTMPHLSGLDLLRHVKTIHPGLPVVMMTAVNDVETAVACMQAGADNYLVKPVDRARLIATVRTCYDLGRTRAELDRLRHQLSTGTLRDEKAFRDIITASSRMRSIFFYLESVAPSRQPVLITGETGTGKELVARAIHTLSGLTGPFVAVNLAGLDDTMFSDTLFGHQRGAFTGADRPREGLIGRAAGGTLFLDEIGELSLSSQVKLLRLLQEGEYLPLGSDVSSTSDARIVAATHADLKAGRDSGRFRPDLYYRLCAHQVALPPLRERPEDIPLLLEYFLDKAAQALNKPRPIVPAELSHYLAAYRFPGNIRELESLVRDALARHSGRILSLEPFLAVIGGNLVGSSHGVPSEGHCSACFWGDRFPTLKDTEEYLIAEALRLAGGNQRLAASYLGITRQALNKRLSRASS, encoded by the coding sequence ATGAACGCTGCCATCAAGGAACCGGCCGTACTCCTGGTCGACGATGAAGAAGATCTCCTCTTCAGCACCAGCCTGATCCTTCGTCGGGAGGGCTTTGCCAACGTCCTTACCCAATCGGACAGCCGCCGGGTGGCCGCCACGCTTGAAGAGCAACCTGTCGCTGTGCTGGTGTTGGATATGACCATGCCTCACCTCTCCGGGCTGGATCTGCTACGGCACGTTAAGACGATCCATCCTGGATTGCCGGTTGTTATGATGACGGCTGTCAACGACGTGGAAACTGCTGTTGCCTGCATGCAGGCCGGTGCGGACAATTACCTGGTCAAACCGGTGGACCGCGCAAGGCTGATTGCTACGGTCAGGACCTGCTACGATCTGGGGCGCACCCGCGCCGAGTTGGATCGATTGCGTCACCAATTGTCTACGGGGACGTTGAGGGACGAGAAGGCCTTCCGTGACATCATCACGGCTTCTTCGCGTATGCGAAGTATTTTCTTCTATCTTGAGTCGGTGGCCCCGTCCCGGCAACCGGTGCTGATTACCGGCGAAACCGGCACCGGTAAGGAGTTGGTTGCTCGTGCCATTCATACCCTGAGCGGGTTGACCGGCCCGTTTGTGGCGGTGAATCTGGCGGGGCTGGACGACACCATGTTCAGCGACACGCTTTTCGGCCATCAACGGGGCGCTTTCACCGGAGCCGACCGGCCACGAGAGGGTTTGATCGGCCGAGCTGCAGGGGGAACGCTTTTTCTGGACGAAATCGGAGAGTTGTCGCTCTCGTCCCAGGTTAAACTTTTGCGCCTGCTGCAAGAAGGCGAATACCTGCCTCTGGGGTCCGATGTTTCCAGCACCAGCGATGCCAGGATCGTGGCAGCGACCCATGCGGACCTGAAAGCCGGCAGGGATTCAGGCCGTTTCCGCCCAGACCTCTATTACCGTCTCTGCGCCCACCAAGTAGCGCTACCTCCCCTGAGGGAACGGCCCGAGGACATTCCCCTGTTGCTGGAGTATTTTCTCGATAAGGCCGCCCAGGCGCTCAATAAGCCCCGTCCCATTGTCCCGGCTGAGCTTAGCCACTATCTGGCTGCATACCGATTTCCAGGAAATATCCGCGAACTCGAATCACTGGTGCGCGACGCCCTGGCCCGCCATTCCGGCCGTATCCTCTCTCTTGAGCCGTTTCTGGCCGTCATTGGCGGCAATCTCGTCGGCTCATCACATGGTGTTCCAAGCGAGGGACACTGCTCCGCTTGCTTTTGGGGGGACCGCTTCCCAACATTGAAAGACACCGAAGAATACCTGATTGCCGAGGCATTGCGGCTGGCCGGGGGCAACCAGCGCCTGGCCGCCTCATACCTCGGAATTACGCGCCAAGCCCTTAACAAACGCCTCTCCCGCGCTTCTTCCTGA
- a CDS encoding response regulator translates to MITILVIDDEPMVRESLASCLEDQGYAVLQASDGSQGLEICLRHRPSLVFTDLRMPVMDGFALVDQLTRELPELPIIAMSGVGNVGEAIRAIHLGAWGYITKPVTNLDEISITIARVLERARLVRENLEYRQSLEHLVGERTRQLKESEQRFYQFFFQHDDAIILCRVPDLIVLDANPASSKLFGYSSQELLSRKFPLFFEAAERTDLTSGLAHLAGESIFLREHIQAKDRNGAELIVSLKAWSISLGNESVLFCSLRNTTEKIMLEKQLQTSQARLIQAHKLASIGMLASGIAHEINNPNNFIAFNTDLLAEIWCDSLPVLEQYSRTHPGFTLGGLPFGEIPATTDRLFKGLADGSRRIDAIVGQLKQYARPSEAAGAAGCNINRAVTSAVTLLDHQIKRVTDRFELDLGTDLPPVRGFSQQIEQVLVNLISNSLQALPGREKGIKVSTAKDGHKGGVVVTVADEGTGMARETLARLTEPFFSTRHESGGTGLGLSISDSILREQGATLHFESEEGKGTRAIIYLSSCASQEQGGSQ, encoded by the coding sequence ATGATAACAATACTCGTTATTGATGACGAACCGATGGTCCGCGAGTCGCTTGCAAGCTGCCTCGAAGACCAGGGTTATGCCGTGCTCCAGGCTTCCGACGGTAGCCAGGGGCTCGAAATCTGTCTCCGGCATCGACCGTCGCTGGTCTTCACCGATCTCCGCATGCCGGTCATGGATGGTTTCGCGCTGGTGGACCAGTTGACGCGGGAACTCCCCGAACTCCCAATCATTGCCATGTCCGGCGTGGGAAACGTCGGTGAAGCCATCCGAGCCATACATCTCGGCGCCTGGGGGTATATCACCAAGCCGGTCACGAACCTGGATGAGATCAGTATCACCATTGCACGCGTGCTTGAGCGCGCCCGCCTGGTGCGGGAAAATCTGGAATATCGCCAGAGCCTTGAACATCTTGTAGGGGAGCGGACACGGCAACTCAAGGAAAGCGAACAGCGTTTTTATCAATTTTTTTTTCAACATGATGATGCCATTATCCTGTGCCGGGTCCCGGACTTAATCGTCCTCGATGCGAACCCTGCCTCGTCCAAACTGTTCGGATATTCCAGCCAGGAGTTACTGTCACGAAAATTTCCGTTGTTCTTCGAAGCGGCGGAACGCACGGATCTGACGTCCGGTCTGGCTCATCTTGCCGGAGAATCGATCTTTCTGAGAGAGCATATCCAGGCCAAAGATCGAAACGGTGCTGAACTGATTGTGTCCCTGAAGGCCTGGTCCATATCCCTTGGTAATGAAAGCGTGCTCTTTTGTTCGTTGCGCAACACAACCGAAAAAATCATGCTCGAAAAGCAGTTGCAGACCTCCCAGGCCCGCCTAATCCAGGCGCACAAGCTTGCGTCCATAGGTATGCTGGCATCGGGGATCGCCCACGAGATCAACAACCCCAACAACTTCATCGCCTTCAATACCGATCTGCTGGCAGAGATATGGTGCGACTCCCTGCCGGTGCTGGAGCAGTATTCCCGAACTCATCCCGGTTTTACCCTGGGGGGGCTCCCTTTTGGGGAGATACCTGCCACAACGGATCGCCTCTTCAAGGGGCTTGCCGACGGTTCCCGTCGGATCGACGCCATAGTGGGACAACTCAAACAGTACGCGCGTCCCAGTGAGGCTGCGGGCGCCGCCGGGTGCAACATCAACCGGGCGGTCACCAGTGCCGTTACCCTGTTGGATCATCAGATAAAGCGCGTAACCGACCGGTTCGAACTCGATCTCGGCACTGATCTCCCGCCGGTACGCGGTTTTTCGCAGCAGATCGAACAGGTGCTGGTTAATTTGATCAGTAATTCCTTGCAGGCTCTGCCGGGGCGTGAAAAAGGGATCAAGGTCAGCACGGCCAAGGATGGCCATAAAGGTGGTGTTGTCGTTACGGTAGCCGACGAGGGGACGGGTATGGCCCGCGAAACTCTTGCACGTCTCACGGAGCCATTTTTCTCGACCAGACATGAGTCCGGCGGGACCGGGCTGGGGCTCTCCATAAGCGACTCCATCCTGAGAGAACAGGGCGCTACCCTCCACTTTGAGAGCGAAGAGGGAAAGGGAACGCGAGCCATCATCTATTTGTCGTCATGCGCTTCGCAAGAACAGGGGGGCAGCCAATGA